The following DNA comes from Burkholderia stabilis.
AAGTGCGGTGTGATCGGACATGCAAGGCCTCATTGGTCGAAACGAAACAGGGTTCTCGGTGCGTCGCGCAGCACGCGCGTGCGCTCGTCGGGATCGGGCAGCCAGCGTTCGAGCGCCGCGCGGGTCGCGTCGAAATCGACACGCTCGCGATGCTGCGTATGCGGCCAGTCGCTGCCCCAGACCAGCCGCTCGGCCGTGAACGCCGCGCGCAGCGCCTGCGCGGCGCCGAGCGCCGCATCGGTGCCGGCGCCGGACAGGCTGTTGCGATACGCAGCCGACAGCTTGACCCACACGCGCCCGGTGTCGGCGAGCGACAGCAGGTGACGGAAACCGGGATCGCGCTCGCCGAGCGACGGCGAAGGGCGCCCGAAATGGTCGATCACGAGCGTGCACGACTGCGCGAGCAGGCTCGCGGCGATCGCATGCAGATCGGCCGCCTCGCGATGGATCTCCACGTGCCAGCCGAGCGCGTTGATGCGCGCGAACAGCGCGCGCCACGCGTGCGCGCCGAAATCCGGGATCGGCAGGCCGACCAGGTTGAGCCGCATACCCACGACGCCCGCGCGGTCCAGCGCGCCCAGCGCGTCGTCGTCGATCCCGGGATCGACGACCGCGACGCCGCGAAAGCGGCTCGGGTAGCGTCGCAGCACGTCGACGAAGAAGGCATTGTCGGTGCCGAGAAAGCTCGGCTGCACCAGCACCGCGTGCGTGATGCCGTGCGCGGCGAGATGGCCGACGTACGCGTCGAGCGACGCGTCGTAGTCGGGCGCATGACGCACGACCGGCGCGAGCGGCAAGTCGCGCGCAAACACGTGCGCATGTGCGTCGACCGCCGCGACGGCGCCCGTCGATGCGTACCACGCGGCCGCGTTCGGCGCCGATGAAACCGGTTCGACCGGCGGATTCACTGCTCGATCCATGACGACTGCCTGCAAGATGTTGCCCGGCCCGGGTAACGGGTGGCGGGCGGCGGGATGAACGAAAGACGAAAACTACAGCGATGCGCCGGCGTGCGCGTCGGCGTCGGCGCCCGGCCCGGCGGCCGGGTCGGGCAGGCGGCGCCCGCGCGTTTCCGGCAGGAACCAGACCGCGATCACGACCAGCCCGTACGCGATGCCTGCATCGATGCCGAGCGCCGTGCCGAGCGGCAGCGATTCGCCCATGCGCCCGACCAGTACCGGAAAACCCGCCGACACGATGCGGCCGAAGTTGTAGCAAAAGCCGACGCCGCGCCCGCGCACGTTCTGCGGATACAGCTCGTTGAACAGCGTGCCGAGCGTCGCCGGAATGCCGGCCGAGAACAGGCCGAGCGGAAACCCGAGCAGCAGCATCGCAATGTCGTTCAGCGGCAGGAACACGTACAGGTTGACCATCACCGCGCAACACGCGGCGAACAGCATCACGTTGCGGCGCCGGCCGAGCCGGTCCTGCAGATACGCGCTGACGAAGCAGCCGCAGATGAACGCGACGATCACGACCGCGAGATACGCGCCGGTACCGAGCACCGACAGATGCCGCTCGGTCTTCAGATAGGTCGGCAGCCAGATCGTGATCGCGTGATAGCCGCCGTGTGCGCCCACGCCGATCAGGCCGCCGACGATCGTCGCGCGCAGCACCGACCGGTCGAAGATGCCGACCGTCGGCGCATCGTCCGCCTGCGCGGGCGTCGGCTGTGCGCGCGGCGGCTCCGGAATCGCGCGGCGGATATACAGCACCAGCAGTGCCGGCAGCGCGCCGATCGCGAACAACGCGCGCCAGGCCCATTCGGGCGGCAGCCACGCGAACACGATCATGTACAGCAACACCGCCGCGCCCCAGCCGAATCCCCACGCGCTCTGCACGACGCCCATTGCCTTGCCGCGATGGCGCGCGCCGACCGTCTCCGCGAGCAGCACCGCGCCCGCGGTCCATTCGCCGCCGAAGCCGAGCCCCTGCAGCGCCTTCAGCATCAGGAGCTGTTCGAAGTTCTGCGCGAACGCGCTCAGGAACGTGAAGGCGGAGAACCAGCACACGGTGATCTGCAGGGCCCGCACACGCCCGTAGCGATCCGCGATCACGCCGGCCAGCAGGCCGCCGAGCGCGCCCGACACGAGCGTCGCGCCGCCGATCAGTCCGGCCTGCCCCTTGCCGATGCTCCAGGTCGCGAGCAGCGCCGGGATCACGAGGCTGAACATCTGGGTGTCGAGCCCGTCGAGCGCCCAGCCGGCAAAACAGCCGCGCAACGTGCGCCGTTCGGTCGTCGATAGTTCGCGCGTCCAGTTCAACGGAGGTCTCCTCGTGTCGTCGCCGTGCGCCGCATCGTCGCGCCGCTACCGGAAGCACCGCCCGCAACGGCGACGCCCGATGAGCATCCTATGAATCATTTGGATAATTCGCTACTATGTTTCGAATAATTATTCATAACACACGCTTATGGAAATCAGGCACGTCCGCTACTTCCTCGCGATCGCGGATTCCGGCAGCTTCACGCGCGCCGCCAGCGAGCTCGGGATTGCGCAACCCGCGCTCAGCCAGGCGCTGAACCGGATGGAAAAGGAGCTGGGGGTTCGGCTGTTCGACCGGTCGAGGCGCGGCGCGACGCTCACGCCGGCCGGGCTCGCGATGGTCGACGACTTGCGCCTGAGCGTCGCGCGGCTCGACGCCGCCGCGCACCGGGCCGGCGAGATCGGCGCGCAGCGCGCCGGGCGCCTGACGATCGGCTTCGTCAGCGCCGCACTGTTCGATACGCTGCCGCGCACGATCCGCGCGCTACGCGAGAGCGCGCCCGACGTGGAACTCGTGATGAGCGAGATGAGCAATGCCGAGCAGGCGATCGCACTCGAGCGCGGCGAGATCGACATCGGGCTGCTGCATACGCCGGTTGCGGTCAACGGCAGGATGCGCGAGAAGCTGATCCGCCGCGATCCGCTCGTCGCGGTGCTGCCGAAGGATTTCCCGCGCCAGCCCGACGGCACGGTCACGCTGGGCGATCTCGCCGCGGCCGGCCTCGTGTGGTTTCCGCACGATCAACTGCCGTTGATCCGCGCAGGCATCCTGAGCGCGTTCCGCCAGGCCGGGCATCCGGTGGACATCGTGCTCGACGTGAACCGCACGCTGACCGTGGTCGCGTGCGTCGCCGCCGGGTGCGGCGTGTCGCTGCTGCCGCGCTCGATCCACGCATTCGCGTTCGACGGGGTCGCGTACAGCCCGATTCGCGACGGCGCCGCGCTGCCGAATTTCGAACTGAGCGCGATCTGGCCCGCACGATCGCGCCCGACGCTCGCGGACCGCTTCGCCGCGCTGCTGCCATCCGCCGATACGCGTTCCTGAACGGCCGGCGCGGCCGCCGCTCCTGCTTCCCATAAACGGCATCCATTGCGTCGCCCGCCGTCCCGTCCGTTACCGGGCGGCGGGCGATGCGCATGTCGCGTCTAGCCGCCGCTCCGCGCGAAACCGGCGGCGGTTGCCCTGCCGCCGGCACGGCGCAGCACCTGAACGCCGAACCCGATCATCCACAGCGGCAGAAGCACCACGATCGCCATCTCGATGCCAGCCGTCACGCCGCCGAGTGGCGGAAACAGACCCGACACGAAGAACGCGCCGACCAGCACCGCCAGGAATCGCAGCAGACTGCCGCCGCCCCACGCCGCCTGTTTCAACCGGCGGCCCGTCGTCATCATCCAGAAGCACATCACCGGCCCTTCGAACCACCAGAGCCCGCGCTGGGCGACGTGCGCGATCGTCGTCCACGACACGGCCGCCGCCGTCCTCGCTTCGGGCGTGCCGTGCCCATACGCGTCGGACAGCGGGCCGATCGCCGCGATCTGCAACGCCGCGCCGCACACGCCGAGCGTCACGAACATCGCGAGCGCGATCAGCGCGGTCACGCCTTTCGCTCCGGATTCCTGATCGAACGAGTGCCACAGATAAACGCCGACCGGCACGAACGAAAGATAGAACCCGAACACGTCCGCAAACATCGCCCACCTGAATGCGTCGATCGCTCCGGCGGGCAGCGCCAGCATGTCGACGCCGCGAAACACGCGTTCGGTGTCCACGCCTGTCGCCATCGTCGACAGGCCGGCCGTGACGTAGATCAGCAACGCGCCGAGAATGGCGCTCCAGCCGGCGAAGCGTGCGGTGTCGGGCGAGGTTGGGTTGCGCATCATGTGCTCCGATACAGAAAACGTTGAAGGTCGAGGTCGGCAAACGCCGCGATACGTCCGCGCTCGCGCACGATTCAGCACGGCGCCGCGCCGGACGCGGTGCGCGGATGCAGGTGTTCGTCGAAATCGTCGAGCGACGGAAACGACAACGTCGGCCGCGTGCGCCAGTTCGCGACGTCATGCCGGAACGCGTCGAAAATCGCCGCGCGCGCGGCATCGTCGAGATACGGAATGTGATAGCCGAAGAACGGCTCGAGCACGTCGAAGCCGACGTAACCGAGCGTGCCTCGCAGCAGGTGCGCGAGCATCGCGTCGATGTCCCCATGGACGGCATCCTTTCCGAACATGTGCGGCCGTCCGCCGAGGGTCGCGGTCACCCATGCGCGCTTGCCCTTCAGCCCGCCGCGATCGTAAAAGCGCATGCCGCCGTAGAACGGGCCCGACAGAAAGACACGGTCGATCCAGCCTTTCAGGATCGCCGGCGCCGAGAACCAGAAGATCGGGAAGTTGAGGATCACGAGATCGGCCCACAGCACCTTGTCGACTTCCTCGTCGATATCGGTGGCCAGCACGCCGTTGTCGCGCGCAGACCGCTGTTCCTTCGCATAAACGAGATAGTCCGGGTTGTCGCGCGCGAGAAAGTCCGACGCGCTCGCCACCGGATTGAAGTTCATCGCGTAGAGATCCGTGGTCCGGACCTCGTCGCCGGCCTGCAGCAGCACGTCGCGCGCCGCATGAAACATCGACGACGTGAACGATTGCGGCTCCGGATGCGCGTGGACCAGCAGCACCCGGCGCGGGGTGTCCTCTTTGAGTATCGACATGAATGTCCTCGTGGATAAAAGTGGCGTGACGGTGTAGCGAACGTCAGCGCAGTGCCTTCAGGTAGCAGATCGTCGACGCGCGGTCGGCGTCGTTCCTGATGCCGGCAAACGGCATCGACGTGCCGGGCTTCGCCACGGCCGGCGCCTTCAGGAACAGGTCGAGCGCCTTCGCGTCCCATGTGCCGTCCGACGCCGCAAGCGCCGGGCTGTACGTAAAGCCCGGTAGTTTGCCGACGGGCCGCTCGAACACGCCGAAGAGGTTCGGGCCGACGATCGTGCCTTGCGACTTGTCGGCGGCATGGCACATCGCGCATTTGGTCGCGAAGACGTGCCGGCCGGCTTCAGGCGCGCAACCGGGTTCGGCCATCGCAGTGCCGTGCAGCGCGACGAGCGACGCCGCGGCGGCCGCGAGGAAAACGGAGAGGCGATTCATGTTTCAGCCCTGGTCGAGAAACGCGTGGACTTCCTGCGCGGTGCGCGTGCCGCTTTCGATCGCGCCGTCGATGAAGCCGCGCCAGCCGAGTGCACTGTCGGCGCTGGCGAAGAAAATCGCGCCTTCGCGCGTGCGCAGCGGCGTCAGCGCGTTCTCCATCTGCCCGGGGTGGTAGAAACACCACGTGCCTTGCGAATAGGGATCGGCGGTCCACTGATAGCCGGTCGTCGCGACAACGTCGACGCCGGGCAGGATCGTGCGCAGCGCCTTCTGCACGGCTTGTTCGTCGTTGATGTCGAGCAGCCCGGGCGGGCCGAACGCGACCAGCAGCGTGCCGTCGTCGCGCTCCTGTTCGGTCCAGGTCATCGTGATCGGGTTCGGGAACGCGCCGCAGCCCATCCATTTGCCGATCTTCTGCCGGATGTGCACGTAGCATTTCGCGCCCTGCCCGGCGACGCCCGCCTTCGATACCTGCAGCTTGCGCGGATCGAGCGGCGGCGAGAATTCGATCGTCTTCAGCACGTTCACCGGCACCGTGCAGATGACCGAGCCCGCCGAATACTGCGCACCGGCAGTCGTCGTCACGATCACCTTCGTTTGCTGGCGCTCGACTTTCGCGACCGGCGCCGACAGCATCACGTCCGCGCGGCCGTCGGCGATGATCGAATGCGCGAGACCCGACATGCCCTGTTCGATCTTGTAGCGCGAGCAGTCGAACAGCAGCCCCATGTCGTAGTTCACCAGCGACATCAGCCTCAGGTGCTCGACAAACGCGCCCGACGCGGGATCGCGATTGCAGAGCGTCGTGAGCTGCGCGCTGATGAGGCCGTCGGCTTCCGGCGCGAATTTCAACGCGTCGAGCCGGTCCTTCAGCGACATGCCGGCAAACTTCCGCACGCCCTGCTCGTTGAACGACGCATCGTAGGGCCGCGGAAATACCGACCGGCCGCCCATCCCGTCCACGTCGCAGAACTTCGCCATCGCATCGGCCAGGATCGGAAACGCCTTCGCGACGTCGCCGTTGAACACGCGTGCGCCCGAACGCCACGTCAGCCGGTCGGGGCTCGCGCCCGCGCTTTCCACCAGGCCCAGCCCGTAGCGCGACACCTCGTTCCACACGTTCGGCTGCGTCCAGTGGATCCACGTGCCGCCGAGTTCGAGCCGGTGATCCTCGTACGACGATGTAAACGTGCGCCCGCCCACGCGCGAGCGGGCCTCCAGCAGCAGCGTCTTCATTCCGCGCAACGCGCAATCGCGGGCGGCCGTCAGGCCGGCGAACCCGCCGCCGATGACGATCACGTCGTAACGCGCGCCGGACGCCACCTTTTTCGACTCGGGCCCGGCGGGCACCGCGTTGCCCGGTGCGTCCATCAAACCGTGAGCCATCGCGGTGCCCGCCAGCGCAGACGCCGCAAGCGCCGAACCGGCTCCCCGCAGGAAGGTGCGACGGGTCACGCCGGGGGATTGATCTTCTGTCATGACTGACACCTCCATATTATGTCATTTGACCTAGTCAGCGTTATACGCACGGCCAATCGATGTCTCAAGTCGGGTGAAACCCTCACATGCAAAAGGCCGCATGCTGTTACCGATCAGGATCAAATCATCGGTTTTTCTCGAGTTTAATGAACATTTCATTCGTCTATCGGCGTCTACCGGCCTGTCGCCGGGCCACTTCAATACGGTTGGCGAGCACAGCCAGCCATCCCGTCATCCTGAATTTATAGGTTGAACGACCTAATGATCGGTATTACGTTCCGATGGCTTGCGCCCAAGGCGCGATGACAGGCGAAGCATGGGAAATCGCACCTGCCGGACGAGGCAAAAACACGTGTGAGGCCTTGCAAATCGGTGATCGAGAGCCCGGTGAAACGTGCGCAGACAGGCAGCAGCGACGCGCGCCGAACCACCCGGCGCGCGGACGGAACCCGTTCAGCTTGAGCCACTAGGTCGAATAACCTACAATTCGCCTGACTATCCGCAAGACCCGGGCATGCGTTGCCTGCTGGAGGAGATACTTCGATGGAACCGAAATCGGCGAGCCCTGACGACATTCGTGCGGAACCCGCTTCAGACACCGCCGCCGGCGACGTCCCGCGCGCGTTGACCCAGCGCGGGCGCAATACGGTCGGCCGCATTCTCGAGAGCGCGATCGAGATCTTCATCGTCGACGGCTACGGCGGCCTGACGATGCGCAAGGTGGCGGCAGGCGCGGGGCTCGCGCTGTCGAACCTGCAGCACTACTTTCCTTCGCGCGAGGATCTCTTCGCGGCGATCATCAGCGAGACCATCGCCGAGTATTCGAAGACTTACGACAGCGTCAGGACCGACGAGACCCTGTCGCCCGAAGCCCGGCTGGAGAAAGTGGTCCGGATGCTGATCGAGGATGCGAAGCTGCCGAGAACGCAAAGCCTGTTCGTAAACATCTGGGCGCTCGCGCATGCGCACGAGTTCGCGCGGCAGGCGATGGAAGACTCGTACCTGTTCCAGCGCCAGATGATCGCGGGCTTCGTCACGGCGGTGAATCCCGGCCTGACGCCGCTTCACCTCGCGCGCCGGTCGGCGCTGATCACCGCGCAGATCGAAGGGCTGAGCGTGCTGATCCCGCAGCGCAACCGCTTCCCGTCCGATATCAAGGGAATGGAGGACGAGGTGGTCAAGGCCGTGCTCGCCATTGCAGCGCTGCCGGGTTGAACGCGCGCGCGGCAGTCAAGTCGTCTCGCCCCGAATAAAAACGCCGCCGCACTGCCGTGCGACGGCGTCTTGTTACATGCGGAATGCGTCGCGCCGGCCTGCCGGCGCCTCGGCCCGTCTCATTTCGATGTCAACGGCGTGGCTGCCGCATGGCCGTCCGGAAATTCATCCCGACAATATTGTCCTGGTGCAATCGGCGCGCCCGGCGCGAATCGTGCAGGATTTCGACCTGTCGCCCCGTCACACCACGGTCGCAGTGGCCTGCATCGTCAGCCAGCCATCGCAATCCTTCGCCCACAGCTCGATCGTACTTCCGTCATCCGACGGCTTGCCGCACAGCGTGAACGGCTGCCCGTCGAACGTCGGGCGCACCGCGCGGAATGCAAAACTCGCGAGCATCGCGTCGGGCCGCTCGCGGTGTACGAGATCGACGAGCAGCGTCGCGATCAGCGGCCCGTGCACGACGAGCCCCGGATAGCCCTCCTCCTGCGTCACGTAGCTGCGGTCGT
Coding sequences within:
- a CDS encoding amidohydrolase family protein produces the protein MDRAVNPPVEPVSSAPNAAAWYASTGAVAAVDAHAHVFARDLPLAPVVRHAPDYDASLDAYVGHLAAHGITHAVLVQPSFLGTDNAFFVDVLRRYPSRFRGVAVVDPGIDDDALGALDRAGVVGMRLNLVGLPIPDFGAHAWRALFARINALGWHVEIHREAADLHAIAASLLAQSCTLVIDHFGRPSPSLGERDPGFRHLLSLADTGRVWVKLSAAYRNSLSGAGTDAALGAAQALRAAFTAERLVWGSDWPHTQHRERVDFDATRAALERWLPDPDERTRVLRDAPRTLFRFDQ
- a CDS encoding MFS transporter — protein: MNWTRELSTTERRTLRGCFAGWALDGLDTQMFSLVIPALLATWSIGKGQAGLIGGATLVSGALGGLLAGVIADRYGRVRALQITVCWFSAFTFLSAFAQNFEQLLMLKALQGLGFGGEWTAGAVLLAETVGARHRGKAMGVVQSAWGFGWGAAVLLYMIVFAWLPPEWAWRALFAIGALPALLVLYIRRAIPEPPRAQPTPAQADDAPTVGIFDRSVLRATIVGGLIGVGAHGGYHAITIWLPTYLKTERHLSVLGTGAYLAVVIVAFICGCFVSAYLQDRLGRRRNVMLFAACCAVMVNLYVFLPLNDIAMLLLGFPLGLFSAGIPATLGTLFNELYPQNVRGRGVGFCYNFGRIVSAGFPVLVGRMGESLPLGTALGIDAGIAYGLVVIAVWFLPETRGRRLPDPAAGPGADADAHAGASL
- a CDS encoding LysR family transcriptional regulator, coding for MEIRHVRYFLAIADSGSFTRAASELGIAQPALSQALNRMEKELGVRLFDRSRRGATLTPAGLAMVDDLRLSVARLDAAAHRAGEIGAQRAGRLTIGFVSAALFDTLPRTIRALRESAPDVELVMSEMSNAEQAIALERGEIDIGLLHTPVAVNGRMREKLIRRDPLVAVLPKDFPRQPDGTVTLGDLAAAGLVWFPHDQLPLIRAGILSAFRQAGHPVDIVLDVNRTLTVVACVAAGCGVSLLPRSIHAFAFDGVAYSPIRDGAALPNFELSAIWPARSRPTLADRFAALLPSADTRS
- a CDS encoding NAD(P)H-dependent oxidoreductase, encoding MSILKEDTPRRVLLVHAHPEPQSFTSSMFHAARDVLLQAGDEVRTTDLYAMNFNPVASASDFLARDNPDYLVYAKEQRSARDNGVLATDIDEEVDKVLWADLVILNFPIFWFSAPAILKGWIDRVFLSGPFYGGMRFYDRGGLKGKRAWVTATLGGRPHMFGKDAVHGDIDAMLAHLLRGTLGYVGFDVLEPFFGYHIPYLDDAARAAIFDAFRHDVANWRTRPTLSFPSLDDFDEHLHPRTASGAAPC
- a CDS encoding c-type cytochrome, with product MNRLSVFLAAAAASLVALHGTAMAEPGCAPEAGRHVFATKCAMCHAADKSQGTIVGPNLFGVFERPVGKLPGFTYSPALAASDGTWDAKALDLFLKAPAVAKPGTSMPFAGIRNDADRASTICYLKALR
- a CDS encoding flavin monoamine oxidase family protein, producing the protein MTEDQSPGVTRRTFLRGAGSALAASALAGTAMAHGLMDAPGNAVPAGPESKKVASGARYDVIVIGGGFAGLTAARDCALRGMKTLLLEARSRVGGRTFTSSYEDHRLELGGTWIHWTQPNVWNEVSRYGLGLVESAGASPDRLTWRSGARVFNGDVAKAFPILADAMAKFCDVDGMGGRSVFPRPYDASFNEQGVRKFAGMSLKDRLDALKFAPEADGLISAQLTTLCNRDPASGAFVEHLRLMSLVNYDMGLLFDCSRYKIEQGMSGLAHSIIADGRADVMLSAPVAKVERQQTKVIVTTTAGAQYSAGSVICTVPVNVLKTIEFSPPLDPRKLQVSKAGVAGQGAKCYVHIRQKIGKWMGCGAFPNPITMTWTEQERDDGTLLVAFGPPGLLDINDEQAVQKALRTILPGVDVVATTGYQWTADPYSQGTWCFYHPGQMENALTPLRTREGAIFFASADSALGWRGFIDGAIESGTRTAQEVHAFLDQG
- a CDS encoding TetR/AcrR family transcriptional regulator, which codes for MEPKSASPDDIRAEPASDTAAGDVPRALTQRGRNTVGRILESAIEIFIVDGYGGLTMRKVAAGAGLALSNLQHYFPSREDLFAAIISETIAEYSKTYDSVRTDETLSPEARLEKVVRMLIEDAKLPRTQSLFVNIWALAHAHEFARQAMEDSYLFQRQMIAGFVTAVNPGLTPLHLARRSALITAQIEGLSVLIPQRNRFPSDIKGMEDEVVKAVLAIAALPG